Proteins from a single region of Cystobacter fuscus DSM 2262:
- a CDS encoding SMI1/KNR4 family protein — MLSAIEAIAALKDCLEREKDLPLRAVRVTPVDAKELRRLESTLGKVLPEAYLQFITRHGLFCATNWRGMERARMLSPAEVLERHEWNKEFVEEDSFGDGEEEKEAARRELEVRRRLVPFQYIADSYVSDFYSFDTQLCRAKGALIMQAYHDDFDLATWLLDETPDLSGCTFDFDEHMRWVLRECLEEGSWGRMDKAG; from the coding sequence GTGCTGAGTGCCATTGAAGCCATTGCAGCCCTGAAGGATTGTCTCGAGCGCGAGAAGGACCTTCCCCTCAGAGCGGTGCGAGTGACGCCAGTTGATGCAAAGGAGCTGAGGCGGCTGGAAAGCACGCTGGGCAAGGTGCTTCCAGAAGCGTACCTTCAATTCATCACTCGGCACGGTCTGTTCTGCGCGACGAATTGGCGTGGCATGGAGCGAGCCCGAATGCTGAGCCCCGCGGAGGTGTTGGAGCGCCACGAATGGAACAAGGAGTTCGTGGAGGAGGACTCGTTCGGCGACGGGGAAGAAGAGAAGGAAGCCGCCCGCCGCGAGTTGGAGGTGAGGAGGCGGCTCGTTCCATTCCAATACATCGCGGACTCGTACGTGAGCGACTTCTACAGCTTCGATACGCAACTGTGCCGGGCCAAAGGGGCGCTCATCATGCAGGCCTACCACGACGATTTCGACCTCGCGACGTGGCTCCTGGATGAGACACCCGATCTCTCTGGCTGCACCTTCGACTTCGACGAGCACATGCGCTGGGTGCTCCGAGAGTGTCTGGAGGAAGGGTCGTGGGGCCGGATGGACAAGGCTGGATAG
- a CDS encoding DcaP family trimeric outer membrane transporter encodes MRRTFAGLSTAVLLLGSAAPAAEQAQQEPRPSDVEALRAELKRLREEMDALKAARPEATSGATTEERLDAVEVKQEDAVVTGDIPGSFRVPGTDISMRFYGWAELNWNHDFQGDNSDIDYATFSPYVPLEGTPEGNRKHRDFVHARTSRVGLEAGMPTRFGVLGVKVEGDFNNEPRTGDTAQYGSPRNVITQQLTSSYGFRLRHAYGQFGGLLIGQTWSTFMDIDNYPETVDFNGPVGATIIRQPQIRYSYVTQSLGTFTAALENSSSYVLDEEGAVMASSLSRMPDFVVRWDKSFQWGALSARAVTQELRVKDGEEVDAIRRGWGAAVSGLVKVRGSDIFTFGVTGGKGVGRYLNYSEGALYETEANRIRLEKALGFLVGYQFKPTDWLRFNVVYGMARHFDDDFTELAVSTGLDSGRFGINRFVQQANFGPIFTPMKNVDLGLEASLAERRTLAGEKGYMTRLNFMARYYIN; translated from the coding sequence ATGCGTCGGACGTTCGCAGGGCTCTCCACCGCGGTCCTGCTCCTGGGCTCCGCCGCCCCAGCCGCCGAGCAGGCACAGCAAGAACCACGGCCCTCGGACGTCGAGGCACTGCGCGCGGAGCTGAAGCGACTTCGCGAGGAGATGGACGCCCTCAAGGCGGCACGGCCCGAGGCCACCTCCGGGGCCACCACGGAGGAGCGGCTCGACGCCGTCGAGGTGAAACAAGAGGACGCGGTCGTCACGGGTGACATCCCCGGCTCCTTCCGCGTGCCCGGCACGGACATCTCGATGCGGTTCTACGGCTGGGCGGAGCTGAACTGGAATCACGACTTCCAGGGCGACAACTCCGACATCGACTACGCGACGTTCTCCCCCTACGTGCCGCTCGAAGGCACGCCCGAGGGCAACCGCAAGCACCGCGACTTCGTCCACGCCCGCACGTCACGGGTGGGGCTCGAGGCGGGCATGCCGACCCGCTTTGGCGTCCTCGGGGTGAAGGTCGAAGGTGACTTCAACAACGAGCCACGTACCGGCGACACCGCGCAGTACGGCTCCCCCCGGAACGTCATCACGCAGCAGCTGACGAGCAGCTACGGCTTCCGCCTGCGTCATGCGTACGGTCAGTTCGGCGGACTGCTCATCGGTCAGACCTGGTCCACCTTCATGGACATCGACAACTACCCCGAGACCGTGGACTTCAACGGGCCCGTGGGCGCGACCATCATCCGCCAACCGCAGATCCGCTACTCCTACGTCACCCAGTCGTTGGGCACCTTCACCGCCGCGCTCGAGAACTCGTCGAGCTATGTGCTCGATGAGGAGGGCGCCGTGATGGCCTCGAGCCTGTCGCGCATGCCCGACTTCGTCGTGCGCTGGGACAAGAGCTTCCAGTGGGGTGCGCTGAGCGCGCGCGCCGTGACGCAGGAGCTGCGCGTCAAGGATGGCGAGGAGGTGGACGCGATCCGGCGCGGTTGGGGCGCCGCGGTCAGCGGGCTCGTGAAGGTCCGCGGCAGCGACATCTTCACCTTCGGCGTGACAGGGGGTAAGGGCGTGGGGCGCTACCTCAACTACTCCGAGGGCGCCCTCTACGAGACGGAAGCCAATCGGATCCGGCTCGAGAAGGCCCTCGGCTTCCTCGTCGGCTACCAGTTCAAGCCCACCGACTGGCTGCGCTTCAATGTGGTCTACGGCATGGCGCGCCACTTCGACGACGATTTCACCGAGCTCGCCGTGTCGACCGGGCTCGACAGTGGCCGCTTCGGCATCAACCGCTTCGTCCAGCAGGCCAACTTCGGCCCCATCTTCACGCCGATGAAGAACGTCGACCTGGGGCTCGAGGCGAGTCTGGCCGAACGCCGGACGCTCGCCGGGGAGAAGGGCTACATGACGCGCCTGAACTTCATGGCCCGGTACTACATCAACTAA
- a CDS encoding amino acid ABC transporter permease, with protein sequence MNGLLSVWPQAWTRQQRSSATIALAIVVLVAFLWLLAIPLALVPEPIGPAAQEFAEGARVTVELTLVAGLVGVVLGVLAALAKLAPFPPLRWVAGLYIWVIRGTPLLVQVLFVFLALPLLIPGIQLSDFNSAAAALAVNVGAYNAEALRAGILAVPKGQTEAARSLGLSPAQTFLHIVFPQSFKIALPPLVNNVVALLKDSSLAYVIGVVELSNVGNRVQAATFQPVPVFIATACIYLFLTTVLTQISGAIEQRLDVEQRS encoded by the coding sequence ATGAACGGTCTTCTCTCCGTCTGGCCCCAGGCCTGGACGCGCCAACAGCGCAGCAGCGCCACCATCGCCCTGGCGATCGTCGTACTGGTGGCTTTCTTGTGGCTGCTCGCCATTCCCCTCGCACTGGTGCCCGAGCCCATCGGCCCCGCCGCTCAGGAATTCGCGGAAGGTGCGCGCGTCACCGTGGAGCTGACGCTCGTCGCGGGACTGGTCGGCGTCGTGCTCGGCGTGCTCGCCGCCCTGGCGAAGCTGGCGCCCTTCCCTCCGCTGCGCTGGGTGGCTGGGCTCTACATCTGGGTGATCCGCGGCACACCCCTGCTCGTGCAGGTGCTGTTCGTGTTCCTCGCCCTGCCGCTGCTCATTCCCGGAATCCAGCTCTCGGACTTCAACTCGGCGGCCGCGGCGCTCGCGGTGAACGTGGGAGCCTATAACGCCGAGGCGCTCCGGGCCGGCATCCTCGCGGTTCCCAAGGGGCAGACCGAGGCGGCCCGGTCCCTGGGCCTGTCGCCCGCGCAGACCTTCCTCCACATCGTGTTCCCGCAGAGCTTCAAGATCGCGCTGCCGCCCCTGGTGAACAACGTGGTGGCGCTGCTCAAGGACTCCTCGCTGGCGTATGTCATCGGCGTCGTGGAGCTGTCCAACGTCGGCAACCGGGTGCAGGCCGCCACGTTCCAGCCCGTGCCGGTGTTCATCGCGACGGCGTGCATCTACCTCTTCCTCACGACCGTGCTGACCCAGATCTCGGGTGCCATCGAACAGCGGCTCGACGTCGAGCAGCGGTCCTGA
- a CDS encoding YopT-type cysteine protease domain-containing protein, translated as MTQKNFEELTTKCGGKYKWWNQSTYCKQVAKRHQEGVCAASSIVFLYSTFLRGHDFADSGQVEGLVKSFKEYQDAHPPLERTTVQEDDEDEDDLEMLNFGIHYDDPSRLFPLIKAHDVGDYWKFRGQWNEEKKKYESTDSKKHAKKVKKLVNGMSSKVMGRQEPTNPPLSFRKLIRWRGVENLVNLQDIESSSSQEERMPYERAELMMDKASNKQLKIVRRALLFNSKVPFSAGRLEPILSYHGCYYVHVTRHAMAAYVDRRVGKYKYFEPNAGIATFNSAEDLMEFTSAWLKDEYADRSSVGFYHFL; from the coding sequence ATGACCCAGAAAAATTTCGAGGAGCTGACCACCAAGTGTGGCGGAAAGTACAAGTGGTGGAACCAGAGCACCTATTGCAAGCAGGTGGCCAAAAGGCATCAAGAGGGCGTGTGTGCGGCCAGCTCCATCGTTTTCCTCTACAGCACCTTCCTGCGCGGGCATGACTTCGCTGACTCGGGGCAGGTAGAGGGTCTGGTGAAGAGCTTCAAGGAGTATCAAGACGCGCACCCGCCCCTCGAGCGCACGACTGTCCAGGAGGATGACGAAGATGAGGATGACCTGGAGATGCTCAACTTCGGTATCCACTACGACGACCCGTCCCGCCTGTTCCCCTTGATCAAGGCTCATGATGTGGGGGATTACTGGAAGTTTCGTGGACAGTGGAATGAGGAGAAGAAGAAGTACGAGAGCACGGACTCGAAAAAACATGCCAAGAAGGTGAAGAAGTTGGTGAATGGCATGTCGTCGAAGGTGATGGGCCGCCAAGAGCCGACAAATCCACCACTGAGCTTCCGGAAGCTGATTCGCTGGCGAGGCGTGGAGAATCTGGTCAACCTGCAAGACATCGAGAGCTCCTCATCTCAAGAAGAGCGCATGCCCTACGAGCGCGCTGAGTTGATGATGGATAAAGCCTCCAACAAGCAATTGAAGATCGTCCGCCGAGCCCTCCTGTTCAACTCGAAGGTGCCCTTTTCCGCCGGGCGGCTGGAACCGATCCTCTCCTATCATGGATGCTATTACGTCCATGTCACCCGGCACGCGATGGCGGCATACGTGGACCGGCGCGTGGGTAAATACAAGTACTTCGAGCCCAATGCGGGGATCGCGACATTCAATTCCGCCGAGGACCTGATGGAATTCACCTCGGCCTGGCTGAAGGATGAGTACGCGGACAGATCCTCCGTGGGGTTCTATCATTTCCTCTGA
- a CDS encoding ABC transporter substrate-binding protein, giving the protein MKLLSRLVALTLCLVTTFVEARTFEEIKKDGKIIVATEGGFPPFNFFRGPTLTGFEVELAEALAKKMGVQIEWRSLAFDALLAGLRQDRWDMVIASFGVTPVRAKAVSFSNPHYCSGGVIVTKNPAIRKAEDLADKVVAVQTGTTYLENVQKLAKVKDVKNFPKDTDARTALVSGRVDAWVTDKFVAKAALESAPSAGLTIGDFVFIEHIAPAVKKGNTSLVEALNKALQETMADGTYEALSKKYFNEDIRCR; this is encoded by the coding sequence ATGAAATTGCTGAGTCGGCTTGTCGCCCTGACGCTGTGCCTCGTAACCACCTTTGTCGAGGCTCGGACGTTCGAGGAGATCAAGAAGGACGGTAAGATCATCGTCGCCACCGAAGGCGGCTTCCCTCCCTTCAACTTCTTCCGGGGCCCGACGCTCACGGGATTCGAGGTCGAGCTCGCGGAGGCGCTGGCCAAGAAGATGGGTGTCCAGATCGAGTGGCGCTCGCTCGCGTTCGATGCGCTCCTCGCCGGCCTGCGCCAGGATCGCTGGGACATGGTGATCGCGTCGTTCGGCGTCACCCCCGTGCGCGCCAAGGCCGTCTCCTTCTCCAATCCCCACTACTGTTCGGGCGGGGTCATCGTCACGAAGAACCCGGCCATCCGGAAGGCGGAGGATCTCGCCGACAAGGTGGTGGCGGTGCAGACGGGCACCACCTATCTGGAGAACGTCCAGAAGCTCGCGAAGGTGAAGGACGTGAAGAACTTCCCGAAGGATACCGACGCGCGCACCGCGCTCGTCAGTGGTCGCGTGGATGCGTGGGTGACGGACAAGTTCGTCGCCAAGGCCGCCTTGGAGTCGGCCCCCTCCGCGGGCCTGACGATTGGCGACTTCGTGTTCATCGAGCACATTGCCCCCGCGGTGAAGAAGGGCAACACCTCGCTCGTGGAGGCCCTCAACAAGGCCCTCCAGGAAACCATGGCCGACGGCACGTACGAGGCGCTCTCCAAGAAGTACTTCAACGAAGACATCCGCTGCCGGTGA
- a CDS encoding amino acid ABC transporter ATP-binding protein, whose product MSLAQPPPTASQQTPLITVEGVNKHFGAAHVLRDVSTRFHEGEVAVIIGASGSGKSTFLRTLNRLEKHDSGRIVVEGIELNDNVKNLDAIRREVGMVFQQFNLFPHLTVLENITLAPRRVRKTPRQDAQRAALELLARVGLKDHANKHPHQLSGGQQQRVAIARSLAMQPKILLFDEPTSALDPEMINEVLDVMKDIARSGMTMIVVTHEMRFARDVGDRILFFDQGRLLQEAPPDEFFDKQQNERIRGFLGQLAH is encoded by the coding sequence ATGTCGCTCGCCCAGCCCCCCCCCACCGCCTCGCAACAAACGCCGCTCATCACCGTGGAGGGCGTGAACAAACACTTCGGCGCCGCGCATGTCCTGCGCGATGTCTCCACCCGCTTCCACGAGGGCGAGGTCGCGGTCATCATCGGTGCCTCCGGCTCCGGGAAGTCGACGTTCCTGCGCACGCTCAACCGGCTCGAGAAGCACGACTCCGGACGGATCGTGGTGGAAGGCATCGAGCTGAATGACAACGTGAAGAACCTCGATGCGATCCGCCGCGAGGTCGGAATGGTGTTCCAGCAGTTCAATCTGTTCCCGCACCTCACCGTGCTCGAGAACATCACGCTCGCGCCCCGCCGCGTCCGCAAGACTCCACGCCAGGACGCCCAGCGCGCGGCGCTCGAGCTGCTCGCCCGCGTGGGCCTGAAGGACCACGCGAACAAACACCCGCACCAGCTCTCGGGCGGCCAGCAGCAGCGTGTGGCCATCGCGCGCTCGTTGGCGATGCAGCCGAAAATCCTGCTCTTCGACGAGCCGACCAGCGCCCTCGACCCCGAGATGATCAACGAGGTGCTGGACGTGATGAAGGACATCGCCCGCTCGGGCATGACGATGATCGTCGTCACGCACGAGATGCGTTTCGCCCGTGACGTGGGTGATCGGATCCTGTTCTTCGATCAGGGCCGCCTGCTTCAAGAGGCTCCTCCCGACGAGTTCTTCGACAAACAACAGAACGAGCGGATCCGGGGCTTCCTGGGACAGCTCGCGCACTAA
- a CDS encoding PadR family transcriptional regulator — MARENTCQFAILGMLCREPMSGYGLRQAIERTVGHFWQESYGNLYPTLERMEGEGLVALDREEHSPGGRVRKVYRVTAEGRRVLAQWLCRPVVPHVERNELLLKLFFGARVGPEASLAHVERSRAEAEALLAALRPIDEDVRRSREGDPELPYLHLSIRAGLLGLEAHLRWCDEAREALQRLAHMKDSKTKEERYER; from the coding sequence GTGGCGAGAGAGAACACCTGTCAGTTCGCGATCCTGGGGATGCTGTGCCGGGAGCCCATGAGCGGTTACGGCCTGCGTCAGGCCATCGAGCGGACGGTGGGGCACTTCTGGCAGGAGAGCTACGGCAACCTGTACCCGACGCTGGAGCGGATGGAGGGGGAGGGGCTGGTCGCGCTCGACCGGGAGGAGCATTCGCCAGGCGGGCGGGTGCGCAAGGTGTACCGGGTGACGGCGGAAGGGCGGCGGGTGCTCGCGCAGTGGTTGTGCCGACCGGTGGTGCCCCACGTGGAGCGCAACGAGTTGCTGCTCAAGCTCTTCTTCGGCGCCCGGGTGGGACCGGAGGCCTCGCTGGCGCACGTGGAGCGCAGCCGGGCCGAGGCCGAGGCGCTGCTGGCCGCGCTGCGGCCCATCGACGAGGACGTCCGCCGCTCGCGCGAGGGCGACCCGGAGCTGCCCTATCTGCATCTGTCCATTCGCGCGGGATTGCTCGGACTGGAGGCGCACCTGCGCTGGTGCGACGAGGCCCGAGAGGCGCTCCAGCGGCTGGCGCACATGAAGGATTCGAAAACGAAGGAGGAGCGGTATGAGCGGTGA
- a CDS encoding WG repeat-containing protein, producing the protein MSATRYGFIDTTGELVIPSPHGTPFTFNEGLARMPAGDGWAFVDVKGQQALKVRRAFSGFSDGLALTDTGFIDTRGTLVLPVAFKANFTRYVIAGAAYSNVGRFGSGLAPVMRSGAKATDGYINPQGEVVLDGFGGGLARPFLKGKALVALKKPPKGEYWRLIDPKGACLATYPFETMSTSFSEGLALVQKGKTFGFVDEAGTWVLEPTISCWEGELSECWFNEGLARVKVKGRYGFIDKKGAQVIEPRFEAVNGAFSEGLAAVKEGGLFGYVRPDGSWAVTPRFAVAQPFSHGRAVVLLAE; encoded by the coding sequence ATGTCCGCCACCCGCTACGGCTTCATCGACACGACAGGGGAACTGGTCATCCCCAGCCCCCATGGAACGCCCTTCACCTTCAACGAAGGGCTGGCCCGCATGCCCGCGGGGGATGGCTGGGCCTTTGTCGACGTGAAGGGACAGCAGGCGCTGAAGGTGAGGCGCGCCTTCTCGGGCTTCAGCGATGGGCTGGCGCTGACGGACACGGGCTTCATCGATACGCGGGGCACGCTCGTGTTGCCAGTGGCGTTCAAGGCCAACTTCACCAGGTACGTCATCGCGGGAGCCGCGTACTCGAACGTGGGCCGCTTCGGCTCGGGGCTCGCACCGGTGATGCGCTCCGGGGCAAAGGCCACGGACGGCTACATCAATCCCCAGGGCGAGGTGGTGCTGGATGGCTTCGGAGGCGGACTGGCCCGCCCCTTCCTGAAGGGCAAGGCGCTGGTCGCACTCAAGAAGCCCCCCAAGGGCGAGTACTGGCGCCTCATCGACCCGAAGGGAGCGTGCCTCGCCACCTATCCCTTCGAGACGATGAGCACCTCGTTCTCGGAGGGCCTCGCGCTGGTGCAGAAGGGAAAGACGTTCGGCTTCGTGGACGAGGCCGGCACGTGGGTGCTGGAGCCCACGATCTCCTGCTGGGAGGGCGAGCTGTCCGAGTGCTGGTTCAACGAGGGGCTCGCCCGGGTGAAGGTGAAGGGGCGCTATGGTTTCATCGACAAGAAGGGGGCCCAGGTCATCGAGCCCCGCTTCGAGGCGGTGAATGGGGCGTTCTCCGAGGGCCTGGCCGCCGTGAAGGAAGGCGGCCTGTTCGGCTACGTTCGCCCGGACGGAAGCTGGGCGGTGACGCCCCGCTTCGCCGTGGCCCAGCCCTTCTCCCACGGGCGCGCCGTCGTGTTGCTCGCCGAGTGA
- a CDS encoding SGNH/GDSL hydrolase family protein: MYKISRVIIFGDSCSDIGNMYNRALSNLPQVKLNDYGRFSDGKNWVDFFWESVGGELFYREDVKKTVEKSKKHLRLATGGSWPRGKMELANYAEGGATALHSSDGQDWGGWFASGVLSTLKDEVAKYMEDRKKDTSRVFADSQTLFIIWIGANDVVTVNRDPSAMPKVAEYVFETAQNLLNEASGSHVVIVGLPDPQFMPRFFDPKKDAEARKVDTNHRKKISTGASNFNNRLAQLVTAQVKIQHLFNKSTLEFFDIGQILTPKFLAKQGFAPFAQPDTFKPGDRVGKNVLKAPLLTYTDTALDEDFLYGTVSDKLHPSEGVYATIAEVLTSYFQKSCYFDFKP; the protein is encoded by the coding sequence ATGTACAAGATCTCCAGAGTCATCATCTTCGGCGATAGCTGCTCCGATATTGGCAATATGTACAATCGGGCCCTATCGAATCTCCCCCAGGTGAAGCTCAACGACTACGGCCGCTTCTCGGACGGGAAGAACTGGGTCGATTTCTTCTGGGAGTCCGTCGGCGGGGAGCTCTTCTACCGCGAAGATGTGAAGAAGACGGTGGAGAAATCGAAGAAGCATCTGCGCCTGGCGACTGGCGGTTCGTGGCCCCGCGGCAAGATGGAGCTCGCCAATTACGCGGAAGGGGGCGCCACCGCCCTGCACTCCTCCGACGGCCAGGACTGGGGGGGCTGGTTTGCCTCGGGAGTCCTGTCGACGCTCAAGGACGAGGTGGCGAAGTACATGGAGGATCGCAAGAAGGACACGTCGCGCGTTTTCGCCGACAGCCAGACCCTCTTCATCATCTGGATCGGCGCGAACGACGTCGTCACCGTCAACCGGGACCCGTCGGCGATGCCAAAGGTCGCGGAGTACGTCTTCGAGACAGCGCAGAACCTCCTGAACGAAGCATCAGGGTCCCACGTGGTCATCGTCGGCCTGCCCGATCCGCAGTTCATGCCTCGCTTCTTCGATCCGAAGAAGGACGCCGAGGCGAGGAAGGTGGACACCAATCATCGGAAGAAGATCTCGACGGGCGCGAGCAACTTCAACAACCGGCTGGCGCAGCTCGTCACCGCCCAGGTGAAGATTCAGCACCTCTTCAATAAATCGACGCTCGAATTCTTCGATATCGGGCAGATCCTGACCCCGAAATTCCTGGCCAAGCAAGGCTTTGCCCCGTTCGCGCAACCCGACACGTTCAAGCCGGGAGACCGGGTCGGTAAGAACGTCCTGAAGGCTCCCCTGCTGACGTACACGGACACGGCCCTGGATGAGGATTTCCTCTACGGCACCGTCTCCGACAAGCTGCACCCCTCCGAGGGGGTCTACGCGACAATCGCCGAGGTGCTGACGTCGTACTTCCAGAAGAGTTGTTACTTCGACTTCAAGCCGTAG
- a CDS encoding GNAT family N-acetyltransferase — MDSHLEFLFEGLIGKNTYYPAQLGQPVRVEHTANHAVIDSGHETDTFNLVISKRLGEEGPALAERICGEFNARRLPAAWWTCDELREAPLLEALERHGFVEDEADVGMLADLRELPVLNPPAGLEIKLVERPEEMEAFGRIIASLFEPPDVYVLPFYEKVARLGRLAERPLKLFLGFVDGRPVATSSIYLEGEGAHIFDISTLAEHRNRGYGSAITLFSLSFARSLGAKRGALQASPDGVGIYRRMGFREVCMFRIYSNKRVLREGRSPALTIPPCGFRALPVSGTEEPETC; from the coding sequence ATGGATTCGCATCTGGAGTTCCTGTTCGAGGGGTTGATCGGGAAGAACACCTACTATCCGGCCCAGCTCGGCCAACCGGTGCGGGTCGAACACACCGCGAACCACGCGGTCATCGACTCCGGCCACGAGACCGACACCTTCAACCTGGTGATCAGCAAGCGACTGGGTGAAGAAGGCCCGGCGCTGGCCGAACGTATCTGCGGGGAGTTCAACGCGAGGAGGCTGCCCGCGGCGTGGTGGACCTGCGATGAACTCCGGGAAGCCCCGCTCCTGGAAGCACTCGAGCGCCACGGCTTCGTCGAGGACGAGGCCGACGTGGGGATGCTCGCGGATCTCCGTGAGCTTCCGGTGCTGAACCCGCCTGCCGGACTGGAGATCAAGCTCGTGGAGAGGCCAGAGGAGATGGAAGCCTTCGGCCGCATCATCGCCTCGCTGTTCGAGCCGCCGGACGTCTACGTCCTGCCCTTCTACGAGAAGGTGGCCCGGCTGGGACGGCTCGCGGAGCGTCCACTGAAGCTCTTCCTCGGGTTCGTCGATGGCCGCCCGGTGGCGACGAGCTCCATCTATCTGGAGGGGGAGGGCGCGCACATCTTCGACATCAGCACCCTGGCCGAGCACCGCAACCGGGGCTACGGCTCGGCCATCACCCTCTTCTCCCTGTCCTTCGCGCGCTCTCTCGGCGCGAAGCGCGGCGCCCTTCAGGCCTCGCCGGACGGGGTGGGCATCTATCGACGGATGGGGTTCCGGGAGGTGTGTATGTTCCGGATCTACTCCAACAAGCGGGTGCTCAGGGAGGGCAGGTCCCCAGCTCTCACAATCCCCCCGTGTGGATTTCGCGCACTTCCAGTGTCGGGAACCGAGGAGCCGGAAACGTGCTGA